In a genomic window of Wyeomyia smithii strain HCP4-BCI-WySm-NY-G18 chromosome 1, ASM2978416v1, whole genome shotgun sequence:
- the LOC129727822 gene encoding ryncolin-1-like, translating into MLGVLVITVVVLTTSAQESDRISSCRDVRSHSDGVYRIFPNSTSMPPFFAYCENSVEGGGWTVIHRRFDDSVPFNRSWIDYKYGFGNLQGEFWLGLENMHQLTRAGHHQLLIVARDAEGFVRTALFERFSVWDEFHRYQIRIGPYIGGNLTYTFELHDGSKFSTPDTGEYCASAERVGWWFTQCAYVFLNNPIGETGMYWSGFPSKLMEARMLTREFTRNAATCDCALNSDALLKIVRQSL; encoded by the exons ATGCTTGGTGTACTAGTAATTACCGTTGTTGTGCTCACAACATCCGCCCAGG AATCCGACAGAATTTCCTCGTGTAGAGATGTAAGATCGCACAGCGATGGAGTCTATCGAATTTTTCCCAATTCAACTTCGATGCCACCATTTTTTGCGTACTGTGAAAATAGTGTTGAAGGCGGCGGTTGGACCGTAATTCATCGACGCTTTGATGATAGTGTGCCTTTCAACAGATCTTGGATCGATTACAAGTATGGCTTCGGCAATCTTCAGGGTGAATTTTGGCTGGGTCTAGAAAATATGCACCAGCTTACAAGAGCTGGCCACCATCAACTGCTGATCGTTGCTAGAGACGCGGAAGGTTTTGTGCGAACTGCTCTTTTCGAGCGATTTTCCGTCTGGGACGAATTTCATCGGTATCAGATTCGCATTGGACCGTACATTGGGGGCAATTTGACCTATACGTTCGAGCTTCATGATGGATCGAAATTCAGCACCCCGGACACGGGCGAATATTGTGCAAGCGCGGAACGCGTTGGATGGTGGTTTACGCAATGTGCTTACGT CTTTCTGAACAATCCGATTGGAGAGACTGGCATGTACTGGTCAGGGTTTCCCTCGAAGCTAATGGAAGCTCGAATGCTGACCCGAGAATTTACCCGGAATGCTGCAACCTGCGACTGCGCACTGAATAGTGATGCTTTACTAAAAATTGTTCGTCAATCGCTCTAA
- the LOC129727816 gene encoding splicing regulator SDE2, translating to MIEVILGKHIYRLEAAELLSEDFYQWIESKTGLPPSDYFLTQNGKCLPEKQSFANLQHAIPIRLHERLQGGKGGFGSMLRAIGAQIEKTTNREACRDLSGRRLRDINEEKRLKAYLDKQKDAPADEAAKLQKKIDKLLAKPKHEFHDEEYNRVRSDLTQNVDEAVQEGFRKALEAERAAESAGGVKRKNATTDNGKGGKKKKQQAKGSLWLGADDLGSSSSSSSDSESEDSGGSDSVGSPSGATAPMAVPDDRNETGEKLTEQQEKQAVTSS from the exons ATGATTGAAGTAATTCTTGGTAAGCATATCTACCGACTAGAAGCAGCAGAGCTGCTCTCCGAAGATTTCTACCAGTGGATCGAAAGCAAAACG GGTCTTCCACCATCCGATTACTTCCTAACTCAAAATGGAAAATGCCTTCCGGAGAAACAAAGCTTCGCCAATCTACAGCATGCCATCCCGATTCGACTGCACGAGCGGCTCCAGGGTGGTAAAGGCGGATTCGGCTCCATGTTGCGTGCTATCGGTGCCCAGATCGAAAAGACCACCAATCGAGAAGCGTGCCGTGATCTGAGCGGTCGCCGACTCCGAGACATTAACGAGGAGAAACGCCTGAAAGCCTACCTCGACAAACAAAAGGATGCTCCGGCGGATGAGGCAGcgaagctgcagaaaaaaatcgacAAACTGCTGGCAAAACCAAAGCACGAATTCCACGATGAGGAGTACAATCGGGTCAGGAGCGATTTGACGCAGAATGTCGACGAAGCCGTACAGGAAGGCTTCCGGAAGGCACTCGAAGCTGAGAGAGCCGCGGAGTCTGCTGGTGGTGTGAAGCGGAAAAATGCCACAACCGACAATGGAAAGGGTGGcaaaaagaagaagcaacaaGCGAAGGGATCGTTATGGCTGGGAGCGGACGATTTGGGTTCGTCTTCATCGTCTTCCTCGGACAGTGAGTCCGAAGATTCTGGTGGATCCGATTCGGTTGGTTCGCCCAGTGGGGCGACGGCACCGATGGCGGTTCCCGATGATAGGAATGAGACAGGAGAGAAGCTGACAGAGCAGCAGGAGAAACAAGCAGTGACCAGTAGTTAA